The Maridesulfovibrio zosterae DSM 11974 genome contains a region encoding:
- a CDS encoding CatB-related O-acetyltransferase, translated as MNGPHPDTKHPVEGFPQVSFIKNYCTDPNVIIGDYSYYDDPDGAEHFFESILYHFDFIGDKLIIGRYCAIARRTTFIMNGGNHALDSFSTYPFFIFGSGWESGVPAESLSAEVKDTCIGNDVWIGYDATIMPGVSIGHGSIVGAKSVVTKDFPPYSVIAGNPARLIRRRFDEDVIAELLKIAWWDWEPEKVTCNLKAIVGCDLEVLANL; from the coding sequence ATGAATGGACCACATCCTGATACAAAACATCCTGTCGAGGGATTCCCGCAAGTTAGTTTTATAAAAAACTATTGCACTGATCCTAATGTGATTATTGGTGATTATTCTTACTATGATGATCCTGATGGAGCAGAGCATTTTTTTGAAAGTATTCTATACCATTTTGATTTTATAGGCGATAAACTGATTATCGGGCGGTACTGTGCAATTGCCAGAAGGACAACTTTTATAATGAATGGTGGAAACCATGCTTTAGATTCATTTTCAACCTATCCATTTTTTATTTTTGGATCAGGGTGGGAATCTGGAGTTCCTGCAGAAAGTTTGTCTGCCGAGGTAAAGGATACTTGTATAGGAAATGATGTCTGGATCGGATACGATGCAACCATAATGCCGGGCGTGAGTATTGGGCATGGGAGTATTGTGGGGGCAAAATCCGTAGTGACTAAAGATTTTCCTCCGTACAGCGTTATTGCTGGAAATCCTGCCAGATTAATTCGGCGTCGGTTTGATGAAGATGTTATTGCTGAATTACTCAAGATTGCATGGTGGGATTGGGAACCGGAGAAAGTTACCTGTAATCTGAAGGCGATTGTAGGCTGTGACCTAGAAGTGCTTGCCAATTTGTGA
- a CDS encoding TetR/AcrR family transcriptional regulator encodes MVQMVKDTVRNQIRLAAEEMFTNAGFKKTTLVDITQEADSATGTIYEYYPNMKSPFKSIITEEFVEEFSSLTGKLISFFMRPEGFDLTLSYVDSSIIKLHRRQAK; translated from the coding sequence ATGGTTCAGATGGTAAAAGACACTGTTCGAAATCAAATTAGGTTGGCGGCTGAGGAGATGTTCACTAACGCTGGTTTTAAGAAGACAACTTTGGTTGATATTACTCAAGAGGCAGATTCAGCGACAGGTACAATTTATGAATATTATCCAAATATGAAATCTCCTTTTAAGAGTATAATTACCGAAGAATTTGTCGAAGAGTTTTCCTCTTTGACTGGTAAGCTCATCTCATTCTTTATGCGTCCGGAAGGTTTTGACTTAACTCTGTCTTACGTGGATAGCAGTATCATAAAACTGCATAGGAGGCAGGCAAAATAA
- a CDS encoding ZIP family metal transporter, translating into MTLSPVVQALIATLFTWGLTALGAAVVFIGKDISKRTLDIMLGFAAGVMIAASYWSLLAPAIEMSEHMGPFKFVPAAVGFIMGAVFLRLVDKFLPHLHINAPRSEAEGVETNWNSSILLVLAITLHNIPEGLAVGVAFGAVGAGHDTASIGGAIALAMGIGIQNFPEGTAVSVPLRRIGFSRMKSFFYGQASGFVEPIAGVIGAAAVIIARPILPYALAFAAGAMIFVVVEEVIPESQASGYGDQATMGCILGFAVMMTLDVALG; encoded by the coding sequence ATGACCCTTTCACCAGTTGTGCAGGCTCTGATAGCTACCTTATTTACATGGGGATTGACTGCTCTTGGAGCAGCGGTGGTATTCATCGGCAAGGATATCAGTAAACGTACGTTAGATATCATGCTCGGTTTTGCCGCGGGGGTAATGATTGCCGCCAGTTACTGGTCGCTCCTTGCTCCGGCTATTGAAATGAGTGAGCATATGGGGCCGTTCAAGTTTGTGCCGGCTGCGGTTGGCTTTATTATGGGTGCAGTGTTTTTGCGACTGGTGGACAAATTTTTACCGCACCTGCACATCAATGCTCCGCGTTCGGAGGCGGAAGGGGTTGAGACCAACTGGAATAGTTCCATCCTGCTGGTGCTCGCTATCACTTTGCATAACATCCCGGAAGGGCTGGCTGTTGGTGTGGCCTTCGGAGCAGTTGGTGCGGGACATGATACAGCATCTATCGGCGGAGCCATTGCACTTGCCATGGGTATAGGTATCCAGAATTTCCCGGAAGGAACAGCGGTTTCAGTCCCTCTGCGTCGGATCGGTTTTTCGCGGATGAAGAGTTTTTTCTACGGGCAGGCTTCAGGATTTGTGGAGCCTATAGCCGGGGTTATCGGTGCGGCGGCAGTCATTATCGCCAGACCCATTCTGCCTTATGCGCTGGCCTTTGCCGCCGGAGCCATGATTTTTGTTGTGGTGGAGGAGGTTATTCCGGAGTCGCAGGCTTCTGGTTACGGAGACCAAGCTACCATGGGGTGCATTCTCGGGTTCGCAGTGATGATGACCCTTGATGTTGCGTTGGGATAG
- a CDS encoding GNAT family N-acetyltransferase: protein MNKAVQITEYKKKHAQEVLNLIVSIQKDEYNLPITASDQPDLMDIENFYQTNSGNFWVAEHDSQVVGTLSLLDIGNKEGAMRKMFVAPSYRGMPHKVAKQLLEILLSWAKEKDFKNIYLGTTTKFMAAQKFYKKNGFDEILKTELPSNFPIVKVDTIFYNYKL, encoded by the coding sequence ATGAATAAAGCTGTACAGATTACAGAATATAAAAAAAAACATGCTCAAGAAGTTCTGAATTTGATCGTATCTATTCAGAAAGATGAATATAACCTTCCAATAACAGCCTCCGACCAACCGGATCTGATGGATATTGAAAATTTTTATCAGACGAATTCAGGAAATTTCTGGGTAGCAGAGCATGACAGCCAAGTTGTCGGCACTCTATCCCTTCTGGACATTGGAAATAAAGAGGGGGCGATGCGTAAAATGTTTGTTGCTCCGTCATACCGTGGTATGCCGCACAAAGTTGCAAAACAGTTACTTGAAATATTATTATCATGGGCAAAGGAAAAAGATTTCAAAAATATTTACCTTGGCACTACGACCAAATTTATGGCAGCCCAAAAATTCTATAAAAAAAACGGTTTTGATGAAATATTGAAGACTGAACTTCCATCGAATTTCCCGATAGTGAAGGTAGACACCATTTTTTATAATTATAAACTTTAA
- a CDS encoding endonuclease/exonuclease/phosphatase family protein, producing the protein MKIISWNCQMALRKKLEPIQIQQPDIFVVPESEHPDKINFEKYDLSCAEAVWVGDNLNKGLGIYSFSDMKLSLHESYTDKFRHIAPVTVTTDEEDFMLLAVWAMLCKEDRNQRYIGQVYRALQYYQNLIDEKTIIIGDFNWNINFDKDKKTENFKDVVELLKVHNIHSVYHHQNNEDMGQETFNTFYMHKNLEKGYHIDYCFVSSGRLSETKIEVKKYSVIKSVSDHTYLSIEF; encoded by the coding sequence ATGAAAATCATATCATGGAACTGCCAAATGGCTCTAAGAAAGAAACTGGAGCCTATTCAGATACAACAACCGGACATATTTGTTGTTCCTGAAAGCGAGCACCCAGATAAAATTAACTTTGAGAAATATGACTTATCCTGCGCTGAGGCGGTCTGGGTCGGTGACAATCTCAATAAAGGATTAGGGATATATTCATTCTCGGACATGAAATTGTCCCTACATGAATCATATACAGATAAATTTCGCCATATAGCTCCAGTTACTGTCACCACAGATGAAGAAGATTTTATGCTCCTCGCAGTCTGGGCGATGCTATGCAAAGAAGATAGGAATCAACGCTATATAGGCCAAGTGTACAGAGCACTCCAGTACTACCAGAACTTGATTGATGAAAAGACAATCATCATTGGCGATTTTAACTGGAACATCAATTTCGATAAGGACAAAAAAACTGAAAATTTTAAAGATGTTGTAGAACTTTTAAAAGTCCATAATATCCATAGCGTATACCACCATCAGAACAATGAAGACATGGGACAAGAAACGTTTAACACTTTTTACATGCACAAAAATCTAGAGAAGGGATACCATATCGATTACTGTTTCGTAAGCAGCGGGCGGCTTTCTGAGACCAAGATTGAAGTTAAAAAATATTCAGTAATTAAATCAGTTAGTGACCACACATACCTCTCTATTGAATTTTAG
- a CDS encoding substrate-binding periplasmic protein translates to MSCHWKIKSFKILIIILLLGIVVNAQARKLTIFVDNWPPYNFEKNDKIVGISTELIEAALQKAKIPYKLAVYPFKRALITVQRTPNTMLFTVARVPQREDMFAWIGPIHPRRVYLYKLKSRTDVQIDEIEDIKKYYTGVLSGGSVEQFFKTNDFHDHNYYLVSDSEQLLKMLFKQRVDLIPGDPLDLAYQMNSQGYKYSELEIAYLLSEEGGYYMIANKNTSAKLLAKIQKSLEEVLATGARDRIINKYIK, encoded by the coding sequence ATGAGTTGTCACTGGAAGATTAAATCATTCAAAATTTTAATAATCATTCTTTTGCTTGGTATAGTTGTAAACGCCCAAGCTCGTAAACTTACTATTTTTGTAGATAACTGGCCTCCATATAATTTTGAAAAGAATGATAAGATTGTTGGAATCAGCACGGAGTTGATAGAAGCAGCATTGCAAAAGGCTAAAATTCCATACAAACTTGCAGTATATCCCTTTAAACGAGCCCTAATTACTGTGCAACGAACTCCAAACACTATGCTTTTTACAGTGGCTCGTGTTCCACAACGAGAAGACATGTTCGCGTGGATTGGCCCCATACATCCCAGAAGGGTATATCTTTATAAATTAAAAAGTAGAACTGATGTTCAAATCGACGAGATAGAGGATATTAAAAAATATTATACAGGTGTCCTCTCAGGAGGATCAGTTGAACAGTTTTTTAAGACCAACGATTTTCATGACCATAATTATTATTTAGTTAGTGATTCTGAACAATTATTGAAAATGTTATTTAAACAACGAGTAGATCTCATCCCGGGAGACCCCTTGGACTTGGCCTATCAAATGAATAGTCAGGGGTACAAGTATTCAGAGCTTGAAATTGCATATCTACTATCTGAGGAAGGCGGTTACTACATGATAGCGAACAAAAACACTTCTGCTAAGCTCCTTGCGAAGATACAGAAATCTTTAGAAGAGGTTTTAGCAACAGGAGCCAGAGATCGGATTATAAATAAGTATATTAAATAA
- a CDS encoding MarR family winged helix-turn-helix transcriptional regulator: MFYLLEQPTDEEFQEMDNRYEEMNPSSVKATVTLLKAGSDLLTGFEQLLKRYGLSQGRFLILIVMNRKPDIKTTPSILARQVGVTKATMTGLIDGLEKSGLIKRYHHAQDRRKQDLLLTKAGKDLLAKVLPDYWSRIRDLMEDLSESEEMLLVNLLAKITNRLSYLTD, encoded by the coding sequence TTGTTTTACCTGCTTGAACAACCAACGGACGAAGAATTTCAAGAAATGGACAATAGATACGAAGAAATGAATCCTTCATCTGTTAAAGCGACTGTCACACTCCTCAAAGCTGGCAGCGACCTTCTGACCGGGTTTGAACAACTGCTTAAACGGTACGGCCTTTCACAGGGGCGTTTTCTGATACTCATCGTAATGAATAGAAAACCAGACATAAAAACTACCCCTTCAATCCTTGCCAGACAGGTTGGTGTTACAAAAGCCACTATGACAGGATTGATTGATGGTCTTGAAAAAAGCGGTTTGATCAAACGATATCACCATGCCCAAGACAGAAGAAAACAGGATTTATTGTTAACCAAAGCAGGTAAAGATCTTCTGGCTAAAGTCCTACCTGATTACTGGTCACGTATCAGAGATTTGATGGAGGACCTTTCAGAATCAGAAGAAATGCTATTGGTCAATCTTCTTGCTAAAATTACAAACAGATTGTCGTACTTAACTGATTAA